In the genome of Stomoxys calcitrans chromosome 4, idStoCalc2.1, whole genome shotgun sequence, the window TATCCAAACTGTACGGTTATCGACTcgctttaccaaatttcagtgaaatttggtaATACATGCGTCTTCTATGCTCCCCAGAccataaatcgacagatcggtatatatagcagcctaTGCAAAAAAGAAGAacctgtacaaagtttctgctcaatatctaaatttttgaagactgtagcgtaatttcatcAAACAGACGATTTTTGTTCTTGCTATTTAAGGGAATTCCATTTGAGGTAACATTGGTACAAAACCAATGCGAACATCTTACCATCGACATGACCAACATTAATTCCAAAATAAATGACATCCAAAGAGTAAACACATTCattgatggatggatggatggatggatggtttttgcaaaataaaaataaacatttttgtgttacaaatacatttaatttataTTGTAGTTATTGGTAAGAGGAGAGTAGTGAATGATACTCCtctatatttttaataataaaaaattcaattatcgTTTGGGGCTGATTTGAagcaaatacatacatacaacatATTAGATATTCTTAATTCGGTTTACCCTGGCGACTGGgagcaaagaaacaaacaaaaaaagaacttATCCTGATTCCAAATGATTAGCTTTgttcaaatttatttataatattaTAGCAATATATGTAAGTATATCTATGTGGGtaagggtgtgtgtgtgtgtgtgtgtgtgtttgtattaaagttaagaaataaattaaagttttttttcttatttatggTTTAATTATAATTGCTATTCTCGAATCCCATAGGACTTTGAGAAGATTGAAggagaaacaaaaagaaattacCCTGCTTAAATAGAGCAGTATGTGAAATAGAGAAATTTAAGAACTTTCTCAGTTAGGACTAAACAAAACTGTGGCGGGGTGATAAAAGGGGAAGGAAGGGGAACGTGAGAgcttaataaatgaaaataaaaataatcgcATAATCCAAATGAGTGAAGAAAAATACAAATGAGCGTACAAAAGATATAAAAACtaataaattttgcacaaatgcttatTACTATGAATATTGTGGGGTTCGATGCGAAGACCTAGAAGGGAACTACTGCAGAAGTTCGCCGTTGACTATTTCAAGGACCATCTtttgccggaaatattccatgttCTGTTGCGAGAAGGTGATGTCCTTATTGCGTGTTATGTACTCGGCGAACATACAGCTGAATACACCGCAATCACTGCCATTCATTTGACGTGGAACTCCCTGCACAGACTCAATGACGAAATCGCTGGTATCGAAGGGTTGCTTGCGCTTGTCTAGCGACTCGTCTTTGAGGTATTGCTCCAACGCTTTGAGCACAGTAGGATTCGGGGTGCCCATGGAATCGTAATATTTAATAGAGCGATTCTTCATATGGATAATGGCCATGCACCAATGAACACCACCAACATGAACGGGTACTGGCAGAATATCCTTGGAAAATATGTCAACTTTACGCGTCCAGCGCTTGACGCCAGCATGGCCCGCTTGTATGAGACGAGGGACAAAAAATGTATTCATGGCATAGACAGTGGGCAAGCCATGCGACTTGCTCTTCAGTTCTCCGCGTTCGGTCAGAAGGTTCATGTAGAAGTTGATGACTTCATCGTTAAGCCAATTGTGACCGCACAAGGTGTGAATGTCTCGTCTGGTTATATTCAAATTGAACTTTGACACCAGCACCTGAAATTAAGTTCAAGATTTGTACACGGCATCCATTTAAATGCTATTTGAGATAATGACTGCTTACCGTATCTAAAGGACCACGTATGGCAGCATTGATGCGTTCCACATGTTGTTGTGTCAGTTCAACAAATTCCGGTTCTAAGACGTCTTCAAAGTCATCGACCACCAGGAGGTCGGGGTCGACAATTTGGAACTTCCGCAGACGTTCCTGTATTTCGGCTTCAGCTGCCCTGCGCTCTAAAGTTAACTTGTCAGCGCTAAAACAATATGTACAAGCGTAAGAAGAGGGAGCATATAGCAAAAAAAATCGCTTACACTTTAACGGTCTCCTTCACTTCGTCTAGTATGTTTCGCTTGCGCTGGGACCACTTCGATTGAAAACTCTCCAACCAGTTCTCCTTCACATGCGGACAAGCACTGATGCGCTCCTTAAAAGAGTTAACAGGCTCCACATAAGGTCTAAAATAAGCCACAGTTGTTATTGATGAAgaatatcattttttttgtcatatttacTTACAAAGCTTTCTTTTTGGGGGGAACCGCCTTATTCGCTCCCAATATGTTTAGAGAGTTCTGCTCTTGCTTGAGTTTTGCGCATTGTGACAGGACGTGTCGATCAGTGTTCTCCAAATCAACGATATCGGATATATCATCATCGTCGTCTAAGACAATAGTGGTGGGCACGCTTGATTTTCCCTTTGTCAGTCTAGGTGTGGGCTTTATGCCGTTAAAACTTACatcgtcatcatcgtcatcgtctaAATTTATGGTTGACGATAAAGGTGGTCTCTTCGTAATCGACTGGCTAAGCCCCAAAGACCGTCTATTATTGGCTGGGGAGCTACGAGTGGAAGAAGTTGCTGCTGCTAACAAAATGTTTGATCTTCTTCTTTGCTGAGTTAGCGTTGATATTTTGTTTTCGTTAGAGGAACTATACAAGCGTGGCATTACTTGCTCAAGAAGCTTTTGATATTTGTCACGTTCTTCACTCTCCTTCTCTTGTGCTAATATGGACGAACGTGTTACGTTCGGGTTTGTGCGCAGACTCGAGAGACCATTTATTAAACGCGATGAATGCGACATGGAAGCCGCCTCGCCCGAGGAGGACACACTGTTATTTCTCGCACCCAAAAGATGGCCTTGGCGACCAGCCATTGAGATTGGGACACGAGCGTTACTCTGCCGCAGAGCATCAGCGTAGCTGCTCCTTCGTGCAGTTTCTACTTCAATCAGTGGAGGAGGTTGTGGTCTTTGTGTGCTGGACTTGGTGAACTCCTCTGAATGCATGATCGGAATGTTGAAGGTATTGGGGGAGTGTCGTACCCCCCTTGACGTCGATGGGTATACCAATTGGGGTTCATCTTCATCAGAAAATTCGAAGTCAGCATATGAGGTATTTCTGATCACTTGTTTTGTGATAGTAGGAGCTGAAAACATAGACTTTCTCAACGCTGGTTTATCTGTAAATAATCGATAATCTCGTATCACTGTGGCACTAAATAACGAACTACTAGTCGCCGTACCTATACCCGAACGACGACCAGATGACATATTATTCGAAATAAATGAATTGCTTTTCAGTGGCGTTGGTGCTGCAATGTGCATTACATCGTCATCCTCCGTGTGAGAGACGTATTTGGGAAAACGATTCTCCACTTTGCGGTACTTGATCAGATGATCACTAGCGCTCTCTCCGGAGTAGTCTTCGGATCTAAAGAAAGAGCTAAGAATAAATGATTATTTGCACTCAGGACCTAATACATACAATATATGCATATACATATTCAGATTGTTTCCTAAAATTGAGTATCGACTATTTTGCAGATTCTTATAAAATctttttgtttagatttttttttttttaaatttatataaaagtttggttgaaattttttatttcgataAAAATGTCAAAACACAATTTGAATATTCCttgcatttaccttctttttctttttccttcCTGACTTGCTATATCTGTTTGACTTGGTAGAGGGTTCCAGTTaaagatttgttttattttatttaatatgtcGAGTCCCATTTGGACGTCTTTGTTGTAAACCTCGGTATCACAATCTCTGTCAGATACTGCTGCCGCGGTCTCTAAATCCGAATAGTAACTGCAGTCGGGGCCTTCAAAACCGTTGACCGCACTGTAATCCCTAGAACTGCTTGCTGTTATGTCTCCAACCAATTTTCGACGATGAATTTCAATGGGAATAGCTTCCGGCACAGgccttttaaatttttgagaatgcagcaaatttggctgaaacaaaattttagaattAATGCTCGATAACTAGATATTTTTCATTATAAATTTGATAGGAAGCCATCGAGTTCTATGCACCGATGACGCTGAACAACTGGAATTCTGTTGAAATATGTGAGCAACACGTCGTGATTTGAAGCCATAAGATGGCCCGTATAAacataaattacaaaattaccCCCTTTGATATTAAAGCTACTTTTGTATGAATACTTAGAATGTAAACCTCCCATTACATATGTTATTGGCCACTTGTGGGTTATAATTGCATAAtaaccaaataaataaataagcttacagcggtcaaaaaaagtattcatcattagcaaaattgataataaattcacttattttgggtaattgaagaaaatttaaagtaaacaaataatgcagttttatgcaatagtttatttttcgtaatatgttttaaaataaattcaaaaaataaatttaattagcgcaaaaaatgcaattttatataataacaccaaaaacagaacaaaaaaagtattcatcattgatgtgctatcatcaaagtcaaattcaaatattatttgggaatcccccttttttgttttatttagtaaaggaggctttgcccttgacagcaaatatttaatttcattgaaaatatagtttttgtcaaaatgggtcgtaagcaaaacgaggtttctgatgaggtaaaagttttgataataaaacaccacaggaatggtttaactcaaaaaactatcagtgaaatattaaatagaccacgatctactatacaatccatcatcagaaagtggacagaaacgaaaactgttgacaataaaccaagatctggtcgaccaaaagcactttcagttggagatgtgcgttggctagtgcggcaagttcagaaaactccgaagacaaatgcgaccattcttcgtaaaaacactatggaatatttagggaaggaagttactacacaaacaattcgaaatacactcaaaaggcatagttacagaggaagaactgcacgtaagaagccctttataaataaaataaaccgagtgaaaaggctaaacttcgcaaaaatgtatgtaaaacagcccgaatcattttggaaaacagtcatttttgcagacgagagcatgtttaatctttttgggtgcgatggaaaggttatagtgtacagaaaaccaaatacagagcttgaagaacgaaacacagttgctactgtaaaacatggtggaggtggtttaatggtttgggggtgtatggcggcttcaggagcgggaaatcttgaaatttttaatggagtaatggatcataagtattacattgacattttaaagaggaatttaaaagatagtgctgtaaaacttgggcttggtaatatctttcaatattatcaagataatgaccccaaacattctgctttaaataccaagatgtggatgctgtataactgccccaaagtcattaaaactcctcctcaaagtcccgacttgaacccaattgaacatctttgggaacatctcgaacgcaaattgagaacgcgcaatttttcgagcaagagtcaaatgcaacaggtgataatggaggaatggactaatatagaccaaaatataaccgctaaattagtccaatcgatgtcaaaccgtttaaaagaagttataagacgcggtggtcgaataacaaagtattaatttttttaaattatgttatttatttttttgtttttttgcaatgatgaatactttttttgtttaatttttttgtgttcagctgtaaaatggccctttttgttccaataaatactatttttttctttaaaaacaatgaaattgtgtacatatatatcacacaagcactactgcatcattagtttaatatgtttttattccaattgtcttttgtagacttattaaaaaaaaaacattgaatgatgaatactttttttgaccgctgtatcttGGTCCCCTTATTATTTACCTATCTGTAATACTTTAAGAATTATCCGATAACCGATAATCATGATCACGTGAATTGGACACCTTGATTTCTAAAAAGTCttcccgctgttccttaatgggaagTTTGTGGACACATATCTGACCTATTTGCGGTATTTGTATCTAAGAATTGggatctgcaaatgcaaatttgtccatgaacattccattaaggaacaggggcaaacttctcacaagaATTGGGATCTACTAAGTGATATTTGATTGTTAGTACAATAACACTCAAGTTAATATGGACTGTGCTTCAATATTGTATCTAAGAAACAAACTAATAAAATGTTGGCAAAGAATGTTACAAGACTTTAAAAGCGCCATGGGATTGTAGTAAATAAATCCCATGGCGGTTGTAAGAGC includes:
- the LOC106095877 gene encoding uncharacterized protein LOC106095877 isoform X1, whose protein sequence is MMYIENTGLEDNLHHILTNRIPTSSSPSAAAAASALLLAHVREAAHNSASSQVPRVEEQHKPCNKEWVRRPEPQLVPVESLQTLDVAKRLPSIPKEALNGELKNLAKNKEEEEPEEEFELLYVEDIDLPESEANTSKLRSETEEQPNESENKNRSTTHFVIDLNKFTGPASSTAAEEEEEYEYVVTRVAKKKSNRLPPTSLQESYQTTNSQPNLLHSQKFKRPVPEAIPIEIHRRKLVGDITASSSRDYSAVNGFEGPDCSYYSDLETAAAVSDRDCDTEVYNKDVQMGLDILNKIKQIFNWNPLPSQTDIASQEGKRKRRSEDYSGESASDHLIKYRKVENRFPKYVSHTEDDDVMHIAAPTPLKSNSFISNNMSSGRRSGIGTATSSSLFSATVIRDYRLFTDKPALRKSMFSAPTITKQVIRNTSYADFEFSDEDEPQLVYPSTSRGVRHSPNTFNIPIMHSEEFTKSSTQRPQPPPLIEVETARRSSYADALRQSNARVPISMAGRQGHLLGARNNSVSSSGEAASMSHSSRLINGLSSLRTNPNVTRSSILAQEKESEERDKYQKLLEQVMPRLYSSSNENKISTLTQQRRRSNILLAAATSSTRSSPANNRRSLGLSQSITKRPPLSSTINLDDDDDDDVSFNGIKPTPRLTKGKSSVPTTIVLDDDDDISDIVDLENTDRHVLSQCAKLKQEQNSLNILGANKAVPPKKKALPYVEPVNSFKERISACPHVKENWLESFQSKWSQRKRNILDEVKETVKVADKLTLERRAAEAEIQERLRKFQIVDPDLLVVDDFEDVLEPEFVELTQQHVERINAAIRGPLDTVLVSKFNLNITRRDIHTLCGHNWLNDEVINFYMNLLTERGELKSKSHGLPTVYAMNTFFVPRLIQAGHAGVKRWTRKVDIFSKDILPVPVHVGGVHWCMAIIHMKNRSIKYYDSMGTPNPTVLKALEQYLKDESLDKRKQPFDTSDFVIESVQGVPRQMNGSDCGVFSCMFAEYITRNKDITFSQQNMEYFRQKMVLEIVNGELLQ
- the LOC106095877 gene encoding uncharacterized protein LOC106095877 isoform X2 — protein: MMYIENTGLEDNLHHILTNRIPTSSSPSAAAAASALLLAHVREAAHNSASSQVPRVEEQHKPCNKEWVRRPEPQLVPVESLQTLDVAKRLPSIPKEALNGELKNLAKNKEEEEPEEEFELLYVEDIDLPESEANTSKLRSETEEQPNESENKNRSTTHFVIDLNKFTGPASSTAAEEEEEYEYVVTRVAKKKSNRLPPTSLQESYQTTNSQPNLLHSQKFKRPVPEAIPIEIHRRKLVGDITASSSRDYSAVNGFEGPDCSYYSDLETAAAVSDRDCDTEVYNKDVQMGLDILNKIKQIFNWNPLPSQTDIASQEGKRKRSSFFRSEDYSGESASDHLIKYRKVENRFPKYVSHTEDDDVMHIAAPTPLKSNSFISNNMSSGRRSGIDKPALRKSMFSAPTITKQVIRNTSYADFEFSDEDEPQLVYPSTSRGVRHSPNTFNIPIMHSEEFTKSSTQRPQPPPLIEVETARRSSYADALRQSNARVPISMAGRQGHLLGARNNSVSSSGEAASMSHSSRLINGLSSLRTNPNVTRSSILAQEKESEERDKYQKLLEQVMPRLYSSSNENKISTLTQQRRRSNILLAAATSSTRSSPANNRRSLGLSQSITKRPPLSSTINLDDDDDDDVSFNGIKPTPRLTKGKSSVPTTIVLDDDDDISDIVDLENTDRHVLSQCAKLKQEQNSLNILGANKAVPPKKKALPYVEPVNSFKERISACPHVKENWLESFQSKWSQRKRNILDEVKETVKVADKLTLERRAAEAEIQERLRKFQIVDPDLLVVDDFEDVLEPEFVELTQQHVERINAAIRGPLDTVLVSKFNLNITRRDIHTLCGHNWLNDEVINFYMNLLTERGELKSKSHGLPTVYAMNTFFVPRLIQAGHAGVKRWTRKVDIFSKDILPVPVHVGGVHWCMAIIHMKNRSIKYYDSMGTPNPTVLKALEQYLKDESLDKRKQPFDTSDFVIESVQGVPRQMNGSDCGVFSCMFAEYITRNKDITFSQQNMEYFRQKMVLEIVNGELLQ